The following coding sequences lie in one Biomphalaria glabrata chromosome 18, xgBioGlab47.1, whole genome shotgun sequence genomic window:
- the LOC106051220 gene encoding cobalamin binding intrinsic factor-like: MIQRWLLFVVVVGFISASSAQSRLDKCKPKDRDSYPRKNETQCQLQQPACGLCGCLINVTLIAKNILQPPFFQISANIYNEPMRALLSFLQKAADLVNGFKFRSTYFAGLGYFIDSINGLEGSIPNQTFWHFSSDGVALQCGASSYVPRNGETILFNFTTYQDAGFAN, translated from the exons atgatACAACGCTGGTTGCTGTTCGTGGTTGTAGTAGGATTCATATCGGCTTCATCAGCACAAAGTAGACTTGATAAATG CAAACCGAAAGACAGAGATTCCTACCCACGAAAGAATGAAACACAATGTCAGCTCCAGCAGCCAGCCTGCGGACTTTGTGGATGTCTCATCAATGTGACACTCATAGCCAAGAACATTCTCCAGCCGCCTTTCTTTCAGATCTCTGCCAACATCTACAACGAACCAATGAGGGCACTTCTGTCTTTCCTACAAAAAGCTGCTGATCTAGTTAATGGGTTTAA ATTCAGATCAACGTACTTCGCAGGCCTGGGCTACTTTATAGACAGTATTAATGGCCTAGAAGGTTCGATACCTAACCAAACTTTTTGGCATTTTAGCAGCGACGGTGTAGCGTTACAGTGTG GAGCCTCAAGCTACGTGCCAAGAAATGGGGAGACAATCTTGTTTAACTTTACAACTTATCAAGATGCCGGATTtgcaaattaa
- the LOC106066559 gene encoding 2-succinylbenzoate--CoA ligase-like has protein sequence MGGAVSSLRDLDTVTKRLVHLSENDPNKEIFVFYTSGLREAYTARQLYTLAGRFAFRLRQRGFQKGDVIANTLNDSPERAVTDIGIMLAGCVTMNIQLLLADGSDFRFMAQNSKCRAVIMSPWKQGAAWKLMNQFYSGKSDQGFVDIHVENIPDLTSAILVGRTENGENKHFLNDLKIGREDIYVEPAKPDDLLIIISTSGSTGYSKLVPRSHEDTLKSEELAHHVLCPGVQWNSPREKCLKYYNDKSMGWGIGIPFAPICHADTRVLTDIFDAAVKRTGKDLWEASTKENAQCCPMLCLEMDSVREYIDSVGGSDFKFKMLIAGGQPLRKSQMENFLTLTEKLIVTYGSTEAGHLTAKSITKGDTIQSNDNGKVLPGVELRIVAEDGRQCRPGETGTIEVKGPDVFKGYYNRQTSPDPQTVKAFTSDGWFKMEDYGYIDEDGNVFVFGRTKDIIIYGADLLYPGWMEKKLMEHSDVLEAVVVPVSDPLLYQNICACVKIKRDSELNEDQLRKYCDQIFLPNLVTEETPKPQYFIITKGDFPETSTGKPNKKRLREMAESMFGYDKKVISSEAEPESET, from the exons atGGGTGGTGCTGTCAGCTCACTAAGAGACCTCGACACCGTCACTAAAAGACTTGTCCATCTGTCAGAGAATGACCCTAACAAAGAAATCTTTGTCTTCTACACCTCTGGACTTCGTGAGGCCTACACTGCCAGACAACTCTACACCTTGGCTGGGAGGTTTGCATTCAGGTTACGCCAGCGTGGCTTCCAGAAAGGGGACGTCATCGCCAACACCCTGAACGATTCCCCGGAGCGTGCGGTGACAGACATTGGTATAATGTTAGCAGGATGTGTCACAATGAACATACAG CTTCTTCTGGCCGATGGCTCTGATTTTCGTTTTATGGCCCAAAACAGCAAATGTCGTGCAGTGATTATGTCTCCATGGAAGCAAGGAGCAGCATGGAAACTAATGAATCAATTCTACTCTGGCAAATCAGACCAAGGCTTTGTTGACATTCATGTTGAGAACATCCCGGATCTGACGTCAGCTATTCTGGTTGGTAGGACTGAGAATGG agaaaataaacattttctgaaTGACTTAAAGATCGGCCGTGAGGATATCTATGTCGAGCCAGCTAAACCGGACGACCTGTTGATAATCATTTCAACTTCCGGAAGTACCGGCTACTCCAAACTTGTACCCAGAAGTCACGAGGATACTTTGAAAAGCGAGGAACTTGCCCATCACGTTTTGTGCCCTGGAGTCCAATGGAACAGTCCTAGagagaaatgtttaaaatactACAACGATAAATCAATGG GTTGGGGTATTGGTATACCTTTTGCTCCAATATGTCACGCTGACACCAGAGTACTGACAGACATTTTCGACGCTGCGGTCAAGAGAACAGGAAAGGATCTTTGGGAAGCGTCCACCAAAGAAAACGCCCAATGCTGCCCTATGCTTTGTCTTGAGATGGACAGTGTACGGGAGTATATCGACTCTGTTGGAGGTTCGgactttaagtttaaaatgctGATTGCAGGAGGACAGCCTTTGAGGAAG agtcaAATGGAAAACTTTCTGACACTGACAGAGAAACTTATTGTCACCTATGGCTCCACAGAAGCTGGGCATTTAACTGCGAAATCTATTACTAAAG GTGACACTATACAGTCCAACGACAACGGTAAGGTCCTGCCTGGTGTAGAGTTACGTATTGTGGCTGAGGATGGTAGGCAATGTCGGCCTGGGGAAACAGGAACTATAGAGGTCAAAG GTCCCGATGTATTTAAAGGCTACTACAACAGACAGACCAGTCCAGACCCGCAGACAGTGAAAGCTTTCACCTCAGACGGGTGGTTCAAGATGGAGGACTATGGTTACATCGATGAAGATGGAAACGTCTTCGTGTTTGGTCGAACTAAAGATATTATTATCTACGGAGCAGATTTGCTGTATCCGGGATGGATGGAGAAAAAGTTGATGGAACACTCTGACGTATTGGAGGCTGTTGTAGTTCCG GTGTCAGATCCACTGTTGTACCAAAACATCTGTGCTTGTGTTAAGATAAAGAGGGACAGCGAACTCAACGAAGATCAACTCAGAAAATATTGTGATCAAATTTTTCTACCAAATCTTGTCACTGAGGAAACACCAAAACCGCAATACTTTATT ATTACCAAAGGGGATTTCCCTGAGACCTCCACTGGAAAACCAAACAAGAAACGACTTAGAGAGATGGCCGAATCAATGTTTGGATACGATAAGAAAGTTATTTCATCAGAGGCGGAGCCAGAGTCAGAAACCTAG